The genomic region CGGCGCCGCCGTGGCGTCGCTGTCGAAGTACGTGCTCGCGTGGCGCGGCCGCCACATCTTCAACCCGGCGGCCGTCGGCGCCACCGTCCTGACGCTGCTGGGCGCGGTGTTCCCGGCGCTCGGCGGCTCGTCATGGTGGGTGGGAACCCCCGCGATGGCCGCTCCGGTCATCGTGCTCGGCCTGGCGGTGCTGTGGCGCACCGAGAAGATCCGCGTGGTCGCGGTGTTCGTGGTGATCGCGATCGGCGTGGGCGTGCTGCGGACCTCGGCGCAGTACCAGGCCGCGGGCGTCGAGATCGGCCTCGCCGACATCCTCTGGCCCCTGCTGTGGTCGGGGCCGTTCCTGTTCCTCGGCGCGTTCATGCTCTCGGAGCCCCTGACCCTGCCGCCTCGCCGCTGGCAGCAGCTGACGGTGGCCGCGGTCGTCGGCGTGCTCGCGGGCTGGCCGATCCCGGTCGGGGCGATCAGCCTCGGGCAGGAGCGGGCGCTGCTGATCGGAAACCTGGTCGCCTTCGCGTTCGCGGTCCGCACGGCGGTGCGGCTGACCCTGGTGGAGCGCGACGAGCTGTCCCCGACCGTGCGCCGCCTGACCTTCCGGGCCCGTCGCCGCTTCGCCTTCACGCCCGGGCAGTACCTCGAGCTCGATGTGCCGCATCGGCACCCCGACGCGCGCGGCACCCGGCGGGAGTTCAGCATCGCCTCGGCGCCCGAGGACCTGCCGCTGGTCTCGGTGGCGTTCCGCGAATCGACGAGCAGAGCGCCTCTCAGTTCGTACAAGAAGGCGCTAGCGCAGGTCACCGAGGGCACCGCGCTGGCTGTCACGGGCGTGTGGGGCGACTTCCTGCTGCCCACGCGGGCGGGAGCGCCGGTGCTCATGGTCGCCGCCGGCATCGGCGTCACGCCGTTCGTGTCGCAGCTGCGTCACGCCCGGCTCGCGGGCGAGGACCGGGACATCGTCCTCGTCTACGTCGCCTCCGAACCCGAGGAGCTGGTCTACCGCGACGAGATCGAGGCGTCCGGCATCCGGGTGGTCGTGTTCACCCGCACCGAGCCGCAGGCTCTTCCCCCGCACTGGCAGTGGGCGCGGGGCGTGCGGCTGGACGCGGACGGCCTGCTGCAGGTCGTCCCCGACATCGCGGCCCGCCACGCGTACATCTCGGGGCCTCCCGGACTCATCGCCGAGCTCTCCCCGGCGCTCGAGCGGGCGCGCTCCATCACGACGGACGCGTTCTCGGGCTACTGAGCGCTCTTCCCGTGCTCGCGTTCGGGCGCGACCGCCTCGGGCTCGAGCACGGCGGTGACGGGTACGTCATCGGCCGGTGCGGGATCGTCCGGTCGCGCGGCCGGCAGCCGCACGGTGAAGGTGGTGTCGCCCGGTCCGCTCTCGGCGACGATCGTGCCGCCGTGGGCCTCGACGATCGCGCGCGCGATCGAGAGCCCGAGGCCGGTGCCGCCCGTCTTGCGGGCGCGCGAGCGGTCGGCTCTCGTGAAGCGCACGAACAGGTCGTCCTTGATGGCGTCGTCGATGCCCGGGCCGTCGTCGTGGACGGCGATCACCGCGTCGTCCCGTTCGTGGCGCACGCTCACGGTCACGCTCGTCCCCTCGGGGGTGTGCGTGCGGGCGTTCGCCAGAAGGTTCGCCACGACCTGGTGCAGGCGCGCGGTGTCGCCGGCGACGACGACGGGGCGATCCTCCACGTCGATCAGCCACCGGTGTCCGGGACCGGCCACCTGCGCGTCGGCGACGGACTCCACCGCGAGTGCCGTGAGGTCGACGCTGCCGAAGACGAGCTCCTGCCCCTCGTCCAGGCGCGCCAGCAGCAGCAGATCCTCCACGAGGGTCGTCATCCGCAGGGACTGGGTCTGAATGCGCTCGAGCGCCGACTCGGTGGTCTCGGCGACCTCGGGAGTGGCGCCGCGCCGGAGGGCGCGCAGCGACAGCTCGGAGTAGCCGCGGATCGACGCGAGCGGGGTGCGCAGCTCGTGGCTCGCGTCGGCGACGAAACGCCGCATGAGCTCCTCGTTGCGCTGCCGGGCCGACAGGGACTCGTCGACATGGTCGAGCAGCGTGTTCAGGGCCGAACCCACCTGGCCGATCTCGGTGCGGTCGTCGGTGTAGGCGCCGGGCACGCGCTCGCTGATCGTGACGTCACCCTCGACCATTGGCACGGCGGCGACGCGCGTGGCGGTGTCGGCGACGGCCCGCAGAGGCCGCAGGCTCGCGCGGATCACGATCGCGATCGCGATCCCGAGCAGCAGAAGCCCGCCGGCGGTCACCAGCGCGACCGTGGTGAGGATCTGGCCGAGCGTCGAGCTGACATCGCTCGTGGGCAGCCCGACGAGCGCGGCGTTGCCGCCGGGCGAGCTGTCGACGATGACGCGGTAGCGCCCGAGATCGTCGACGTCGACGGTCGCACTCCCCGGGTGCTCGATCTGGGCGACGAGGTCCTCGAGCTGTCCGTCGGTGAGCGCGACGACGACTCCGTCGCTGGCGACGTACGCGCCGGAGAGTCCCTCGCTGTTCTGCATGACGAACAGGAATCCCTGGGGCTGGCGTCCCGCGTCGAGCACGTCGGCGGCCGTCGGCCCGCCGCGCAGCGAGTTGCCCGCGGCGACGAGGCGTGCGTTGAGGTTCGTGTCGAGGATGTTGCCCAGCAGCGCGCTGGTGGCGATCGCGACCAGCGCGAGGATCAGGGCGACCATGCCGATGACGGTCACCATGAGCCGGGACTGCAGACTCCACCGCGACGGCCGGGGTGTCCGGGTCGCCGTGGGGCCCGTGCCGGGGGACTCGGTCACTGAGGTGCCTTGATCATGTAGCCGACGCCGCGCACGGTGTGGATGAGCGGCTCGCGGCCGGCGTCGATCTTCTTGCGCAGGTATGAGATGTAGAGTTCGACGACGCTCGAGCGCCCGCCGAAGTCGTAGTTCCAGACGCGGTCGAGGATCTGGGCCTTCGAGACCACACGGCGCTGGTTGCGCAGGAGGAATCTCAGCAACTCGAACTCGGTCGCGGTCAGCTCGATCTGGTCGCCGCCGCGCTCGACCTCGTGGCTGTCCTCGTTCAGCGACAGGTCGCCCACGCGCAGGATCGGCTCGGCTCCGGCGACCTGCGCGGTGCCCGCGCGGCGCATGAGGCCCCGCAGCCGCGCGACGACCTCCTCGAGGCTGAAGGGCTTGGTGACGTAGTCGTCGCCGCCGGCGGTGAGGCCGGCCACGCGGTCGCCCACGGAGTCCTTGGCGGTGAGGAAGAGCACGGGGACGTCGTCGCCGGCCTGCCGCAGGCGCTGCAGCACGGCCATGCCGTCGAGGTCGGGCATCATGATGTCGAGGACGAGCGCGTCGGGCGCGAATTCGCGGGCCGCCTGCAGCGCTTCGAATCCCGAGGCCGCGGTGCGCACCTGCCACCCCTCCATGCGCAGGGCCATCGACAGCAGGTCGGTGAGCATCTGCTCGTCGTCGACGACGAGGACCCGGGGTGGGTTCCCGTCCAGGCGCTTGAGGTCGGGGGCGGTGTTGGCTGCGGTCATGGACCCATTGTGTACCCGTTCCTATGCCTTTCCTATGGCGTAGCCTATGCGCCTGCTGTGAAAGCGGGCGCGAGCGATCATCAGGGATTCATAGCGTGCTCATGTGCCGCGCTTGACCGCGATTCCTAGCCTTCTCGCGGAGACGGGCCGATCCGGGCCGGTCAGGAGGAGACCCATGTACTGGACCTATCTGCGGCGGGAACTGGCCGGTCGCACGAAGCAGACGGTCATCGTCGCGGCGGGCCTCGCGCTCGCGATCGCGCTCGTGATCATCGTGAACTCGCTGTCGGCGGGCGTGCGCGACGCGCAGGCCCAGGCGCTGGAGTCGGTGTACGGCGTCGGCACCGACCTGACCGTCACCGGCGCCGCGGCCGAGCCTGGTGAGGGCGGCGGCGGACCGAGCTTCGAGTTCGACGAGGAGGGCGGCTCGACCGACGACGACGGCACGACCTCGCTCAGCCAGTCGCGGCTGCAGACCGAGCGCATGCGCTCGACTCTCGAGGGGACGACGGTCGACACGGTCGCCGGCGTGGACGGTGTCGCGGCCGCGGCCGGCGCGCTGAGCCTGACGAACTCGACCTTCTCCGGCGAGCTGCCCGAGCGTCCCACCGACGATTCGAGCGCGGCCGAGGGCGGCCAGATGCCCGGGGGCGGGGCGCCGGCGGACGATGCCCAGGGCGGTGGCTTCGGTGGAGGTTCGTTCGATGTGAACTCGTTCAGCGTGCTGGGCGTCGATCTCGATGCCCTCGGCGTCGGGCCGCTCTCGGCGGTCACCCTCGACGATGGCACCGCCCTGACGTCCGCGGACGCGGGCGAGGACATCGCGGTCGTGGATGCGACCTACGCCACCACCGAGGAGCTCGCCGTCGGCGACACCATCGAGGTGGGCGGCGCCGACATGGAGATCATCGGGATCGTCTCGTCGTCATCCTCGGCCGACACCGCGGCCGACGTGTACCTTCCGCTGGACGTCGCGCAGGAGCTCGCGGGCGTGGGTGATGTCGTGTCGACCGTGTACGTGCAGGCAGACTCCGCCGATTCCATCGCGGCAGTGCAGAGCGCCGTGCAGGACGAGCTCCCCGACGCCGAGGTCAGCTCGCAGTCGGACCTCGCCTCGACCGTGTCGGGGTCGCTGTCCAGCGCCTCGGCGCTCATCACGAACCTCGGCACGTGGCTGTCGGTCATCGTGCTGGCCGTGGCTCTCGTGCTCGCGGTGCTGTTCACGATCTCGGGGGTCACGCGCCGCACCCGGGAATTCGGCACGCTGAAGGCGATCGGCTGGAAGAACGGCCGCGTCGTCGGCCAGGTCGCGGGCGAGTCGATGGTGCAGGGCCTCATCGGCGGTGCGATCGGCCTCGTCGTCGGCCTCGCCGGCATCGTGGTGATCAACATCATCTCGCCGACCATCTCGGCGGCACCCGAGGCCACGGCGCAGGCCGGTCCCGGCGGGCAGGGCGTGCCCGGCGGCTTCGGCAGCGGCCAGTTCGCGACACAGACCGCGGACATCGTCCTGAACGCGCCCATCACGATCTCCGTGGTCGCGGCGGCGGTCGGCATCGCCGTGCTCGGCGGCCTCGTCGCGGGCGTGTTCGGCGGCTGGCGCGCAGCGCGCCTCGCCCCCGCCGAGGCGCTGC from Microbacter sp. GSS18 harbors:
- a CDS encoding HAMP domain-containing sensor histidine kinase; translation: MTESPGTGPTATRTPRPSRWSLQSRLMVTVIGMVALILALVAIATSALLGNILDTNLNARLVAAGNSLRGGPTAADVLDAGRQPQGFLFVMQNSEGLSGAYVASDGVVVALTDGQLEDLVAQIEHPGSATVDVDDLGRYRVIVDSSPGGNAALVGLPTSDVSSTLGQILTTVALVTAGGLLLLGIAIAIVIRASLRPLRAVADTATRVAAVPMVEGDVTISERVPGAYTDDRTEIGQVGSALNTLLDHVDESLSARQRNEELMRRFVADASHELRTPLASIRGYSELSLRALRRGATPEVAETTESALERIQTQSLRMTTLVEDLLLLARLDEGQELVFGSVDLTALAVESVADAQVAGPGHRWLIDVEDRPVVVAGDTARLHQVVANLLANARTHTPEGTSVTVSVRHERDDAVIAVHDDGPGIDDAIKDDLFVRFTRADRSRARKTGGTGLGLSIARAIVEAHGGTIVAESGPGDTTFTVRLPAARPDDPAPADDVPVTAVLEPEAVAPEREHGKSAQ
- a CDS encoding ABC transporter permease, which codes for MYWTYLRRELAGRTKQTVIVAAGLALAIALVIIVNSLSAGVRDAQAQALESVYGVGTDLTVTGAAAEPGEGGGGPSFEFDEEGGSTDDDGTTSLSQSRLQTERMRSTLEGTTVDTVAGVDGVAAAAGALSLTNSTFSGELPERPTDDSSAAEGGQMPGGGAPADDAQGGGFGGGSFDVNSFSVLGVDLDALGVGPLSAVTLDDGTALTSADAGEDIAVVDATYATTEELAVGDTIEVGGADMEIIGIVSSSSSADTAADVYLPLDVAQELAGVGDVVSTVYVQADSADSIAAVQSAVQDELPDAEVSSQSDLASTVSGSLSSASALITNLGTWLSVIVLAVALVLAVLFTISGVTRRTREFGTLKAIGWKNGRVVGQVAGESMVQGLIGGAIGLVVGLAGIVVINIISPTISAAPEATAQAGPGGQGVPGGFGSGQFATQTADIVLNAPITISVVAAAVGIAVLGGLVAGVFGGWRAARLAPAEALRSVS
- a CDS encoding FAD-dependent oxidoreductase, with amino-acid sequence MLSSLTAAWTRVFGLLGRVSMYRLVFLSLTSLTVIAFVLSLFDLVAPGPLELVATAAVLAAVCVAVDVAAHRVLHLNLHIESSIITASILLFVLRPSLDPLALAGIAIGAAVASLSKYVLAWRGRHIFNPAAVGATVLTLLGAVFPALGGSSWWVGTPAMAAPVIVLGLAVLWRTEKIRVVAVFVVIAIGVGVLRTSAQYQAAGVEIGLADILWPLLWSGPFLFLGAFMLSEPLTLPPRRWQQLTVAAVVGVLAGWPIPVGAISLGQERALLIGNLVAFAFAVRTAVRLTLVERDELSPTVRRLTFRARRRFAFTPGQYLELDVPHRHPDARGTRREFSIASAPEDLPLVSVAFRESTSRAPLSSYKKALAQVTEGTALAVTGVWGDFLLPTRAGAPVLMVAAGIGVTPFVSQLRHARLAGEDRDIVLVYVASEPEELVYRDEIEASGIRVVVFTRTEPQALPPHWQWARGVRLDADGLLQVVPDIAARHAYISGPPGLIAELSPALERARSITTDAFSGY
- a CDS encoding response regulator transcription factor — encoded protein: MTAANTAPDLKRLDGNPPRVLVVDDEQMLTDLLSMALRMEGWQVRTAASGFEALQAAREFAPDALVLDIMMPDLDGMAVLQRLRQAGDDVPVLFLTAKDSVGDRVAGLTAGGDDYVTKPFSLEEVVARLRGLMRRAGTAQVAGAEPILRVGDLSLNEDSHEVERGGDQIELTATEFELLRFLLRNQRRVVSKAQILDRVWNYDFGGRSSVVELYISYLRKKIDAGREPLIHTVRGVGYMIKAPQ